In Chroogloeocystis siderophila 5.2 s.c.1, the genomic stretch GGACCAAAAGGGCGTAACGTCCTACTTGAAAAGAAATTTGGTACACCCCAGATTGTTAACGATGGAATTACCGTTGCTAAGGAAATTGAACTTGAAGATCCGCTAGAAAATACTGGTGCGCGCCTAATTCAAGAAGTCGCATCGAAAACAAAGGACGTTGCAGGCGACGGAACAACTACCGCCACCGTTTTAGCCCAAGCAATGATTCGAGAAGGCTTAAAGAACGTTGCAGCCGGTGCAAATCCTGTTGCAGTACGGCGTGGGATGGAAAAAACCATCGATATGTTAGTCGCAGAAATTGCCGCAGCAGCCAAGCCAGTAGAAGGCGGTGCGATCGCGCAAGTCGCAACCGTTTCTGCGGGTAACGATGAGGAAGTCGGCGCCATGATTGCCGAAGCAATGGAGCGCGTGACGAAAGATGGTGTAATTACCGTAGAAGAGTCTAAATCGCTGACGACTGATCTTGAAGTTGTTGAAGGGATGCAACTTGATCGCGGTTACATTTCACCTTACTTCATCACCGACAACGAACGGATGGTTGTCGATTTTGAAAATCCGCGTATTCTAATTACTGACAAAAAAATCAGTACAATTCAAGATTTAATTCCTGTTTTAGAAAAAGTCGCGCGCGCAGGTCAACCGTTATTAATCATCGCAGAAGACGTAGACGGCGAAGCTTTGGCAACCTTGGTCGTGAATAAAGCCAGAGGAGTCCTCAACGTTTGCGCGATCAAAGCCCCTGGATTTGGCGATCGCCGTAAGGAAATGCTACGCGATATCGCGGTTCTCACAGGCGGACAAGTCATTTCCGAGGAAGTTGGACTAAGTTTAGACGATGCTTCCTTAGAGATGATGGGCGTTGCACGCAAAGTCACAATCGATAAAGAAGCAACAACCATCGTTGCTGGTGGCGACAACAAAGACGACGTGCAAAAACGAATCGCGCAAATTCGTCGGCAACTCGAAGAATCTGACTCCGAATATGATAAAGAAAAACTCCAAGAGCGAATTGCGAAACTCGCAGGTGGAGTTGCTGTGATTAAAGTCGGCGCAGCGACAGAAACCGAACTCAAAGATCGCAAACTGCGGATTGAAGACGCGCTGAACGCGACAAAAGCAGCGGTAGAAGAAGGTATTGTTCCAGGCGGCGGTACAATGCTGATTCACCTTTCGACCAAAGTCGAAGACATCAAAAATAGCCTCAACGACGAAGAAAAAATTGGAGCCGATATTGTCAAGCGATCGCTCGAAGCCCCCCTGCGCCAAATGGCGGATAATGCAGGCGTTGAAGGCTCTGTCATCGTCGAAAAAGTTCGCGAAACCGAATTTAATATTGGCTACAACGCTGCAACAGGCGAATTTCAAGACTTAATTGCGGCTGGAATTCTTGACCCTGCGAAAGTTGTACGTTCAGCACTGCAAAATGCTGGTTCAATTGCTGGAATGGTACTCACAACCGAAGCACTCGTTGTAGAAAAACCTGAGAAGAAAGCTGCTGCTGCTCCTGACATGGGCGGTATGGGCGGTATGGGTGGTATGGGCGGTATGGGTGGTATGGGAATGATGTAATTCCACCACTACGATTAAATTAATTGTTAGCAGTTTGTTATTTTCAACAAACTGCTTTTTTTAGCAAAGTAGAAAGTAGCAGATAAGATCGTGCAATAGTAGCTGCTCAACTTAAGAAAACTACTCTTTCATACTATTTGGCAAAAAGCATAAATAATGAATATCTCAATGAGAAATACAATGTAGTTTCTCTTCTGCCCCTCTGCTTCCTTACTTATATCAGCGTTAAATTAAAACAATCTCAACCCTCCTGTTGCATGATCAAAACATCAATTCAATCTTCTGCTTCTGAGATAAAGTCCGCCCGTGAAGATTTCTTCTACGAGCAACCTGGAAGTTTACCAGGGACTTTGAGTATCGAGGAAGATGCACCGCCACCAGTTATTGTGCTAATTGACTATAACGAAACTCATGCTACACGTAAACAAGTAAGTACACCAGAAGAATGCATTCCTTACTTAGATAGTAAGTCAGTTTCCTGGGTTGATGTCCAAGGCTTAGGCAATGAAGATATCTTACAAAGATTAGGTAACGTGTTTAAGCTACATCCATTGCTGTTAGAAGACGTTGTTAATGTTCCGCAACGCCCCAAAGTTGAAGATCATGAAAACCAGTTGGTTATTATTGCACGGATGGTGATTCCTAAAGAACACAAGATTGGTTTTTACAGCGAACAAGTGGGCTTTGTCTTAGGCAAAAATTATTTATTGACAGTCCAGGAAGAACCGGAACATGATTGTTTTGAAACTGTAAGACAACGCATTCGCCAAAATAAAGGTACACTGCGCAAACAACAAGCAGATTATTTACTTTACACGCTCTTAGATTCCATTATTGATGGTTTCTTTCCTGTGTTAGAAGATTATGGCGAAGTCATTGAAGATTTAGAAGAAGAAGTTGTTAGTAAACCAACACGTAAAACGTTAGAAAAAATTTATCGCGTCAGAAGAGATTTGTTAACGCTGCGACGCGCAATTTGGCCGCAGAGAGATGCAATTAATTCGTTAATTCGCGATGGTAGTACACAGATTAGCGAAAGCGTCAGAATTTATTTGCGTGACTGTTATGACCATGCAGTACAGGTTTTAGATATGGTAGAAACTTACCGCGAATTAGCAGCAGGTTTAATGGATGTTTATTTATCTGCTGTCAGTAACCGGATGAATGAAATTATGAAATTGCTCACCGTGATTTCATCCATATTTATTCCGTTAACGTTTATTGCTGGGGTGTACGGGATGAATTTTAATACCGAGCGATCACCCTGGAATATGCCGGAATTAAATTGGTATTGGGGCTATCCGCTATGTTTGATGGCTATGGGCGCGATCGCGGCTTTACTTGTCGTCTTTTTCTGGCGACGCGGCTGGTTTGAGAATTATTCCACAATTGCCGATGATACTAATAACAAAAATTACGGTAGCAAAATAAATCTTCTTTGGCGGCGATCGCGTAGATAACAAATCGCTTCAACGATTACACTAGATCTAGGGAAAGAGTAGGCGTAGCGGTTGCGGAACAGTTCAAAGCAGCTGTTCTGAGGAAAGTCCGGACTCCCGAAAGACCAAACTTGCTGGGTAACGCCCAGTACGAGTGATCGTGAGGATAGTGCCACAGAAACATACCGCCGATGAATGAGGAGCGAGGTACAAATTAAACCCTAGCCCCTAGCCCCTCTTACAGGTAAGGGTGCAAAGGTGCGGTAAGAGCGCACCAGCAGCGTCGAGAGGCGCTGGCTCGGTAAACCCCAGTTGGGAGCAAGGTCGGAGGAACTATGGTTGGTCTTTTACCAGTTCCGCTATTGGAGAACCGCTAGAGGCGTCTGGTAACAGGCGTCCCAGATAGATAACCGCACTTCACTTTTGCCAATGCGCAAGCGTGAATAACAGAATCCGGCTTATGTCCTGCTCTTTCCCCACTTCATCTCCAGTACTAGATAAAGATTTATTTAACAAGGATACGAACAAAGGAAGATGGGAAAATGCAGAGAATCAGTAGAAGATTAATTATGATACGCTATCGTATTCTTTGTCTTACTTATCTCCCTACTGCTGAACCCTAACTCCTAATAATGAGCTTAAGTTACCCACGTCGTCAGAAGCAATTACAAAACCTTGTACAAAAATTGGGGTTACCAACACAAGCACCAGTACAATGGCACCTTTTAGACTTGGCGCTAACGCATTCAAGTGTTTCAGCGCAAGCGAACTACGAACAGTTAGAATTTATTGGCGATGCGGTGGTACGACTTGTTGCAGCCGAAGTGTTGTGGGAAACGTATCCAGAGTGTCCGGTAGGAGAATTTGCGGCAATTCGTTCAGTTTTGGTGAGCGATCGCATTTTGGCAACTTTAGCTGACCAATACGATTTGGGAATGTACTTGTTAGTTGCAGGTAGCGCGACGGGAGATAAAGCTGGAGAAGAATCGCGCTTAGCCGATGCTTTTGAAGCAGTACTCGGAGCTTTGTATCTTAGCACTCATAATTTAGAGTTAGTACGCCCTTGGCTAGACCTTCATTTTAAACAGCTTGCTGCTCAAATTCGCTCAGATCCTGCGCGACTTAACTATAAAGCTGCTTTACAAGAATGGACGCAAGCCCATTATAAAATTTTACCAGAGTACCGCGTACAAGAAATCCCTCATCGCGGCAACATTCACGATCGCTTCATGGCTCAAGTGTGGCTCCAAGGACGCAAATTAGGGCAAGGTACAGGCAGATCGATCAAAGCTGCGGAACAAGCTGCGGCACAGGCTGCGTTTTTAGCACTGAATAGTCAAGCGCCAGAAATGGTTAAGAGCTAGGAAGATGCAAGTGGTCAAACACTTGTGGTTCTTCGCGTACTTGGTGCGAACGAAACGGCGCTAAATCCATCATAGGCATCGTAATTGCAACTGTTGTCCCTTGACCAGCACCTGCACTGTGTAACGTAATACTTCCCCCCATTAACTCGATTAAATTGCGCGAAATTGCTAGTCCTAAACCAGTACCGCCAAATTTGCGCGTTGTTGTGCCATCTACCATCACGAAGGGACGAAATAGTTTGTGTTGTAGCGCTGGATCGATGCCTACGCCTGTATCTTCTACAGTAACAATTACGCGTGATTTACTACTATTAGGCGACGACTCCGTAACAGATTCTAGTCGCGTGCTAATCGTAATTCTACCTTGCTCGGTAAACTTAACCGCATTGCCGATAACATTGAGTAGGACTTGTTTCAGCTTTGCGGGATCGGCTTGTACAGGAATTGGTTCGATTCCTTGAGATGCAACAAGCTGTAAACCTTTTTGTTGAATATGAACAGTTTGGAGATTGATTACCTCTTTGAGCAGTTGCTGTAAATCGGTAGGTTCTAAAACAACTGATAGTTTACCTGCTTCGATTTTGGCAACATCAAGTAAATCATTAATGATACTTAACAGGTGAATTGCGGCTTCATCGGCGCGTTGTAAAAACTCCATCTCCTCTTCGCGATCATCGCAACAGCCATCGCGGATAAGGCGAACACATCCGATAATCGCGTTCAGAGGCGTTCTCAGTTCGTGCGATGTTGTTGCTAAGAACTCACTTTTGAGTTGGTTTGCTACTTGAGCTTCTTCCCAAGCTGTCTCAATTTCTTCTGCTGATGCGGTTAATCGCTCTACCATTCGTTCGAGTGCTTCTGCAAGTTGTTGAAACTCGCGAATTTTGAAGTTATGCGGGACTCGTTCTACAACATGGTGGCTTTGCAGATTTAAAGCATAGTCGCGTAATTTTTCTAAAGGTCGTGCTAAATCGCGTGCTAGATATCGTGTTGCGAGTAAACTAGCAGCCAGTAACCCAATGGTTAGTACAAATAGAATAATTTTAATTTCGCGTAGACCATACAATGCGCTGTCTAAGTGCGTGACAGCTAAAATGGTCCAGTACTGGTTCGGCTCATTTGCAATCGGGCTAGAAATTGCACTATACCCTGCTAGAAATTCAGCGCCATTTTTAGTAAACGATACATTTTGCGTATCTTGAAGTCCAGCGATCGCATTTTCAACAATTCTTTGCAATCGAACTGCATCGGGTTCTTGTTGAATATTTTTTCCAACGCACTCGGCGAGTGGATGTGCCAAAATTGTACCATCTTGCGCGATGACGACAGTATAGCCTGTCAGTGAGCCACGCCGTGTGTGTTCTTGTGATTCTAAGGCTGCTTGAATACTTAGGATGTAGCGCGGCTGACCTGTGGGAGTAAACACCGAAGTGGACAAACGTAAGGACAATTGACCAAGCGAATCGCTACCTGATGTTAAGTTTTGCGCTCCTGTAGGTAAATCAGCAGGTAATAAAGCCGTCACCTTAATTGGGGTATCTAACGGCGATCGCGTTTGGGGAGTAGGTAGTAAAGCCTTTGTGTTAGCCCAAACATTTCCACAAGTACTCGCGATTTGTTTTTGAGATTGTGCTTCTTTTAAGTGGACACACTGAACGTAATCAGGAAGTTGTGACGCTAATTGATCGAGATACTGCTGCTTTTGTGCGGCTGTTCCTGCTTGTAGAATTTGCGTTTGGCTTGCAGTAATTGAGATAGCTTTAAGCGCAGCGATCGCATCTTCAATACTCTCTCCTTTTCTCACCGCGCTTTCAGTGAGGTTTTGGCGTGCCGTTTCCAGTAGGATAGAGCGTGCTTTTCTAAAGGCGACAGCCTCGCCGATGAGTAGTACTGGTACGCTTAATAATAAAATTCGCGACAGCAAAATGCGGCGAAATGATGATTGACCTGGCTTAGCCATAATAATTCTCACTGGGAAGCTGGAAAACCCAACCGCGCAATAACTACCTACAGATCGGCTGAACAAAGCGTGTTTTTATTAGTGTAAAAACATTGTTCTGCGGGAAAAGCATATTTGTACACCACATCAGATGTTTTATCGCATATATTGGCTAAAGCACAATGCTTTACACTATGATGGCTCATCACTCATTCAGCTTTGGCTACACGATCAGAATAAAGTCGATTTTGAACTAACCAATGTATAAATATTAACTTTATATTTGCGGCAAATAGGGAATTTACTCGCGCGAAGAGCCGTTATAACTAACGTAGTAGCAATATGGTAGTAAGGGCAATCGATCATAGTTGCCAAAGCAATTCTTAACTCAGTAGAAGTAATGGCGGATAACAGTCAAAAAAGACCTCACACTACAGTAGTTTTGGCGATGAGTGCGGATGGCAAAATTGCTGATATCAAGCGATCGCCTGCCCGCTTTTCCTCATCAGTCGATCAAGCACATTTAGAAAAGCAACTCGCAACCGCTGATGCAGTACTATTTGGTGCGGGGACTCTCAGAACTTACGGCACCACTATAAGTATTTCGCATCCTCAATTACTCCAACAACGCTTAGAGCAAAATTTACCACCCCAGCCCCTGCAAATCGTCGCTTCTTTATCCGCTGATATCGATCCGCAAATTCGTTTTTTTCGCCAACAAGTCAGCCGCTGGTTACTCACAACAACTCCTGGTGCTCGACACTGGCACGAAGGTGCAGAATTTGAGCGAATTTTGGTTTGCGAAGCGCCTGCGGCAAATGGTATCGATTGGGTCAGCGCGTTACAACAACTTGCCGACTTGGGGATATCGCGTCTAGCAGTAATTGGTGGTGGCGAACTGATCGCTTCACTCATTGCAGACGATTTGATCGACGAATTTTGGCTGACGATCTGTCCGCTGATTTTAGGTGGTGTTCATGCTCCTACCCCCGTCGAAGGAACAGGGTTTCCTTCAGAGCAGTTAGCGCCTCGTTTAGAGCTACTCTCAGCTGAAGTCATCGAGCAAGAAGTCTTTTTACACTATCGACGGCAACGTACAGAAGATTAGATTAACCTATTTAAGAGGGGTCAGAGGTCGGGGATCGGAGATCAGGGAAAGAAATTGTCATTCAACTCATTACCGATATTGAGAATTTACCTCTGAACCGTATAACTGCGCAAAGCGCGACCTCTGACCTCTGAACTTTGAACTCCAAACTTTTATTTAACTAATGGTGGAACAACTCAAACCCCGCTACTTATCTGTTGCTTGGATTAATCATATTGCTGAAGTTCCTCAGACTGAATGGGATGCCCTAGCAATACCGTTAGCGACACCATTTTTTGAGTGGGATTGGCTACACAATCTCGAAAGTTCCGGTAGTGCAGTTGCCCAAGCGGGTTGGTTACCTAATCATTTAACGGTGTGGCGCGATCGCTCGTTGATTGCCGCCGCACCACTGTATCTTAAAGGTCATAGCTACGGTGAATTTGTCTTCGATCACCAATGGGCAGATTTAGCACAACGAATCGGCGTACAATACTATCCTAAACTCTTGGGAATGTCACCTTTTACACCCGCGACAGGCTATCGCTTTTTAATCGCTCCAGGAGAAGATGAAGATGAAATTACTGAGTTGATGGTGCGGGCAATTGACACTTTTTGCGCCAAAAACCGTATTTCTGCTTGTCATTTTCTCTACGTCGAGCCTCAATGGCAAAGTGTTTTAGAACGTCATGGTTTCACAACTTGGATTAACCATAGCTATGTCTGGCAAAATCAAGGTTTTCAAACCTTTGATGATTATTTAGCTGTATTTAATGCAAATCAACGGCGGAATATTAAACGCGAACGCAAAGCTGTCGCAACTAATGGCTTGCGATTGCAGCCACTTACTGGTGATCAAATTCCCAAATCGATGTTTCCGTTGATGTACAATTTTTATGCTGATACCTGCGACAAATTTGGTTGGTGGGGTAGTAAGTACCTGACAAAAAAGTTTTTTGAGCAACTACACGCGAATTATCGGCATCGAGTTGTGTTTTTTGCTGCGTATAGCGATCGCGATCCGCGTCAACCTTTAGGGATGTCGTTTTGTTTAACGAAAGGCGATCGCTTGTACGGGCGCTATTGGGGAAGTTTCCAAGAAATCGATTGCTTGCACTTTGACGCTTGCTACTATGCACCCATTGAGTGGGCAATTTCCCGTGGTATTCAAATCTTTGATCCTGGTGCGGGGGGACGTCACAAAAAACGTCGTGGCTTTCCTGCAAGTCCAAATTACAGTTTGCACCGCTTTTATAATTCTCGTCTTGAGCAAATTTTGTCTTCTTATATCCGCGAGGCAAATGAGTACGAACAACTAGAAATTGAGGCGATTAATGCCGAGTTACCTTACAACCAAGTGCGGGAAGGAGACAAATAAGTATAGCTGCAAAACATAAACCAAATATAAGAAACAGGTGCTTTTTTGCTTTTTTTGAGATTCTCCTTATCTTAATTTTTGCAGTTACTGTTGTGCTAGGTAATCCATTCGTTCCACCTCATGAGGCATCAAGTTCTCAAAGCTTAGAGTTGTGCGTTGACCTGCTCTTAAATCTTCTCTCTGAACTATATTTGGAATATAAGCGTCCTGCTCGCGGATGAAGTTCATCGTAAATGTGTAGGCATCCCTGATATCCTTGGCTTCAAGGGAACGCAGCTGAGACTGAAATTCCAGTGAGACTTCCTCTTCAAAGAAGAGTTTTTCTTGCAAAACACCATTTTGGTATAGCTGGTATTCAAGCGTGCCACAAGTGTCGCTACCCGCGTAGTAAATAGCAGCAGTACCTAGTGACTCGGAAATCCTGCAAGCATCTTCTTCTGTTAAGTCTATTCGCATCGACCGCACATAAAGTTTAAAAACTATACTCCAGGAATGACCCCGCAATTGAAAAACAAAGGTGCTTTCATTGTGAATATCTATTGCGCGCTCATAAGCATCACGTACCCAGACATTCATCTGCCTTAAAGTACTAAAAGCTTGTGCGACTAGTTCAACAGATGCTTGAACTAGGACAAATAGAATATTTCTATCAATTGTTTCCAGCCCTCTAAGTTGCTCTAAAGGAACACCTTCGGCTCTGAGAAAATATATTGGCATTGTTTGAGATCCTGTTATATTAAAGCCTTCTGGAGCACCGTACTCTATTGGTTCTGCCTCCAGAAGTCAAAATTCACCATTCACCGTCTTCAATGCCTTGCCGAATCATTTCTGCATGTTCCCGCATCGCTGCTGCCCCTTCTAACTCTTCTCTAGATTCAAGGATAGCCGCAGCTTTTTGTGCATCCTCAATTGCCTTTTGAGGTTGTCCTCCTAATGCCAGAAGATTACTTCGGTAAAAATAAGCCTGCGCATAGTTAGGATCGATCTGAATTGCCTTAGTGTATTCAGCAATTGCCTCTTGGGACTGACCTTTTCTATCCAATTCACGCCCACGCTGGAAAAATTCTTCGGCTTTAGCCATAGTTCCTAATTCTTGTCCTTGACTACTTGGACTACACAAACCATTTATAATCGTGACCTGTCCTGATGGTTCAACTGTAAGGCAACCTGAATTTTCTTGAGCTTTCGCTACAGAATAAAAAATTGTGGGGCAGACGATAGCCACAGAACATAAGCCGAATATAAAGTAAAGGCGCTTTTTTGTTTTTGATTTCATTTGATATTGTTCCTTATCTTAATTTTTGCAGTTAGTGTTGCGCTAGGTAATCGATGCGTTCTAGCTCACATCAGGCATTAAGTTGTTGGAGATGCTTTTAGAGCCTGCCAATGCTGCCAGGTCCACCGTAACTGGTGGGTAATCTTCCATCCCAAAAATAAACACTGCGATTTAACAATCTAAAGCCACCCATCTGAAGATCGCCCGATTGTGGTGTAACTTCACATGCTATAGAATGCCAAACCCCAATATCTCTACGATTAGCTTCAGCAATTGTTTTTTTACTGATCGTACGCACGTCAGATGTGGTAAGGAAAAAAATTGCTGGATTTTCACCTTCAGCACGCGCAGGACTCCTATCAAGAACATCTAGGAACCCAAGAATTTGATAGTTCTCATAACTCGGAGGCAACAAAGTACCTTTGACTGCCTTTGACTCGTAAAAGACGCTATCTGCGTAGGTTTGAGGGTTAAGAAAAGGAATTATATGAACTACGAGCGGTACTACTCCATCTGGTTCTACATTACGTATACCAGCTTTGGCTTGCCTTAGTGGTGAAGGAAAAAGTCTGTTATTCTGAGGTACTGGATTACCTGCTCTGATCGTATTTAGTGCAAATTCTTCAAATTCTACTCCCACACGAGATAGGGATATGCCTTGGTTAGTAGCAATTTGGTCGAGTCTACTTTTAGTCAATGGTGTCTGGCTAGGATTAGCACAAGTCTGAGCTTGAGCAACACAAGGAGCCATAGCAACTGTAGCAGCTACCCCGAAAGATAGTGCTGCGTTTCGTAGTTGATTCATAATTGGAAACTTAACTGAGACCTGGATGGCTGCAAAATTTTGTTTATACAGTATTATGTGTTTGTTTTTTTACTGCAAACACAATATTTTTACGGTAGTTATAAGCCTGATGCGGGGAAGGTCACAAAAACTGGATAATTATGATTTGTAGCAATAAATAACGATAGAAAACACGGCAGCTCTCAAACTAAAATTTGCTACAGTAAACGGTATCCAGCAATGCTGAGGATGTGACAATGGTAAAACACTTACCTCACCTGCAATCGAGTTCTACACAGAACCTACCACCACTTGAAAGTGGCGATCGCCTCACTCGGTACGAATTTGAGCGGCGCTATCATGCCATGCCACACTTGAAAAAAGCTGAACTGATTGAAGGAGTCGTATACTTGCCATCGCCGCTACGATTTGAACCTCATGCTGAACCGCATGGAAATTTAATCACTTGGCTTGGAGTTTATAAAGCAATGACTCCAGGTGTGCGGATGGGGGATAATCCCACAGTACGGCTTGATTTAGATAATGAACCTCAACCTGATGCTGTACTTTTAATTAATGAAGTTGCAGGAGGGCGATCGCGCTTAAGCGAGGATGGCTATATTGAAGGCGCACCAGAACTCGTCGCAGAAGTTGCTGCTAGTAGTGCAGCTTATGATTTATATGACAAGAAAACCGTTTATCGCCGCAATGGCGTTCAAGAATATATTGTTTGGCAAGTGCTAGACCAAAAATTAGATTGGTTCGTGCTACAGGATGAAGAGTATATCCTACAGGAACCAGATGATGGCATCATCCAAAGTAAGGTATTTCCAGGTCTATGGTTGGCAGTTTTATCACTACTTGAAGGAGATATGGCAACAGTGCTGACAGTAGTGCAGAAGGGATTGCGATCGCCCGAACACGCAGCGTTTGTGGAGCAGTTGAAGCACCCCTCTACCGAGTGTGACCTATGATGGCTCTCACTGCGGTGACTAGAACTTTGGCTTTGAGTTTTGAAGTCATTTAAGCGATTAAAATAGTCTGTTATTAATTTGTTGGCTATATCTGTTTTACCCAAGACATCGGCGTTTTGCATCAGGATTTCTTGCCATTGCCTGCTTGTTTCACAATTGAGTAAAACAGTAGGGGCTATTTGCGTTAGCTGTCGATAGACAGCTTGAGATTCAAGCTCAAGACCTAAAATTAGGTCAGGATTTAAGGTGAGAATTTTCTCTATGCTAGGTTGAGTATGATCGCCAACACTTTCAATACCGGATACGCGATCGCGCAAATATTCGCGCTTTTCTAACCAATCGGGAGAAATAGCAAACTCGACAGGCTCGACTCCAAGTGCTAAAACATTTGCAAAAAATAGCCCCACACCAAATCCTAAATCCTGCAAATCGCTGCTTTGAATTTCATAGCTTGTCCACAGGCTGGCTGCGTTGCGAGGGACATCGGCTAATCTATTGCCCTCTAGTGGACTTCCGCCATCTTCAGTCACTTCAGCATCCGTATGCGCATAGGATGCAATAATGTTCTAACCAGGCGAAATCTCGCCAATGACATCTAACTCAATTCCTCGGCTTCGTTGTTCTCCGACGGCAATGCTGAAATCAGTATTATTAGGGTCAGCTACAGCAATATTGCGCTTGCTCAGGTTGTAAGCAGCTAAATTTGCGGTTAATCTACCGTCAAACTGAGTCCCGCGTTCAGGTGAGAGCAACTCACCATCTACAGTTGTGGCGGAATTGGGCGTAAACGATTGGCTAAAACTAGCATACAAAGACAATGGTTCGAGCGGTTGATACACAACGCCAAGGCGCGGGGTAAAGGCTTGATCTTGCTGCTGTGACTCTACACCGTTGAAGCTAGAGTTTTGATTGATAATATCAAATCGTCCACTGAGCAAAAACTTTAAATTGTTGGTAATTGCGATTTGATCCTGAAGATAGATGCCCAAACTATCTATCTTGTCTTGAAACCGAAATATATCCGTCATATGCGGATACAAAGCATACGTTTGAAACACCATCGCCAAGCCGCGTTTATCCAGCGGGACATCATTTACTTGCTGACCATCAATCAGCAATTCACCAGCAGTGATTTCTTCAAGTCCAGCCATCATACAAAGTACAGTAGATTTGCCACAACCGGATGGACCAACGAAAATGACAAATTCGCGATCGCTAGTTCTAACCCGTCTCGCAAGTTAATCTCGCGCACAAAGCCCTGACCAAGCTTTGATGGATACTTCCAGGTAATGTCATTATCAGCAAGATTTCCACTTTTTTGATCGAGAAGCGTTAATGGAGGATCGCTTTGCTGTATTTCTTGAAATAACTCCCGATACAGCTTGCTGTGAGATCGTTATGGTCATCGGCTTGAGTCAAATCAGCAGTCGAGTAAATGAGCTTGTAGCGCAATTGCAAATAGTTCTTAATGTATTTCACAAAATTTGCATTGATCCAGCCCCTCTCAAAACTCGCGTATTTAGTTAGTACTCCTGTCAGAAGAATTACACTGGTTATAGGGTAAAAAGTTGGTATAAGCAATTAACAAACGATGAATCAAACGATTGAATCTTTAGCAGCAATCGATAACAAACTTTCACAGCGTCACATTGACCTTGATCAATCAGGATACTTCATTATTTATGTGGATCGCGAAGCTCAGTTAATTTGTGCTAAACATTTTACGAACGTGATCGATGAGCGCGGTTTAGCCGTTGACCCCGAAACAGGTAAAGTTATCCCCGCACGCGGTAAAGTTGAACGCACTCACACAACAGTTTATTCTGGTAGAACTGCAAAAGAGCTTTGCGTCAAAATTTTAGAGCAAACTCAGCCTTGTCCAGTGACTCGGTTAGACCATGCAGCTTATCTTGGTCGCGAGTTTGTTCGGGCTGAGAATGCTTTAGTATCTGGGCAAGAATATATTCAGGATTAGTTGATGCTAGCTAACTACCGAACGTATAAGTAGTAAGTTGCCATAGGAATAACT encodes the following:
- a CDS encoding ATP-binding protein, whose product is MAKPGQSSFRRILLSRILLLSVPVLLIGEAVAFRKARSILLETARQNLTESAVRKGESIEDAIAALKAISITASQTQILQAGTAAQKQQYLDQLASQLPDYVQCVHLKEAQSQKQIASTCGNVWANTKALLPTPQTRSPLDTPIKVTALLPADLPTGAQNLTSGSDSLGQLSLRLSTSVFTPTGQPRYILSIQAALESQEHTRRGSLTGYTVVIAQDGTILAHPLAECVGKNIQQEPDAVRLQRIVENAIAGLQDTQNVSFTKNGAEFLAGYSAISSPIANEPNQYWTILAVTHLDSALYGLREIKIILFVLTIGLLAASLLATRYLARDLARPLEKLRDYALNLQSHHVVERVPHNFKIREFQQLAEALERMVERLTASAEEIETAWEEAQVANQLKSEFLATTSHELRTPLNAIIGCVRLIRDGCCDDREEEMEFLQRADEAAIHLLSIINDLLDVAKIEAGKLSVVLEPTDLQQLLKEVINLQTVHIQQKGLQLVASQGIEPIPVQADPAKLKQVLLNVIGNAVKFTEQGRITISTRLESVTESSPNSSKSRVIVTVEDTGVGIDPALQHKLFRPFVMVDGTTTRKFGGTGLGLAISRNLIELMGGSITLHSAGAGQGTTVAITMPMMDLAPFRSHQVREEPQVFDHLHLPSS
- the groL gene encoding chaperonin GroEL (60 kDa chaperone family; promotes refolding of misfolded polypeptides especially under stressful conditions; forms two stacked rings of heptamers to form a barrel-shaped 14mer; ends can be capped by GroES; misfolded proteins enter the barrel where they are refolded when GroES binds); its protein translation is MAKIVAFDEESRRALERGVNALADAVKITLGPKGRNVLLEKKFGTPQIVNDGITVAKEIELEDPLENTGARLIQEVASKTKDVAGDGTTTATVLAQAMIREGLKNVAAGANPVAVRRGMEKTIDMLVAEIAAAAKPVEGGAIAQVATVSAGNDEEVGAMIAEAMERVTKDGVITVEESKSLTTDLEVVEGMQLDRGYISPYFITDNERMVVDFENPRILITDKKISTIQDLIPVLEKVARAGQPLLIIAEDVDGEALATLVVNKARGVLNVCAIKAPGFGDRRKEMLRDIAVLTGGQVISEEVGLSLDDASLEMMGVARKVTIDKEATTIVAGGDNKDDVQKRIAQIRRQLEESDSEYDKEKLQERIAKLAGGVAVIKVGAATETELKDRKLRIEDALNATKAAVEEGIVPGGGTMLIHLSTKVEDIKNSLNDEEKIGADIVKRSLEAPLRQMADNAGVEGSVIVEKVRETEFNIGYNAATGEFQDLIAAGILDPAKVVRSALQNAGSIAGMVLTTEALVVEKPEKKAAAAPDMGGMGGMGGMGGMGGMGMM
- the corA gene encoding magnesium/cobalt transporter CorA, translated to MIKTSIQSSASEIKSAREDFFYEQPGSLPGTLSIEEDAPPPVIVLIDYNETHATRKQVSTPEECIPYLDSKSVSWVDVQGLGNEDILQRLGNVFKLHPLLLEDVVNVPQRPKVEDHENQLVIIARMVIPKEHKIGFYSEQVGFVLGKNYLLTVQEEPEHDCFETVRQRIRQNKGTLRKQQADYLLYTLLDSIIDGFFPVLEDYGEVIEDLEEEVVSKPTRKTLEKIYRVRRDLLTLRRAIWPQRDAINSLIRDGSTQISESVRIYLRDCYDHAVQVLDMVETYRELAAGLMDVYLSAVSNRMNEIMKLLTVISSIFIPLTFIAGVYGMNFNTERSPWNMPELNWYWGYPLCLMAMGAIAALLVVFFWRRGWFENYSTIADDTNNKNYGSKINLLWRRSRR
- the rnc gene encoding ribonuclease III, yielding MSLSYPRRQKQLQNLVQKLGLPTQAPVQWHLLDLALTHSSVSAQANYEQLEFIGDAVVRLVAAEVLWETYPECPVGEFAAIRSVLVSDRILATLADQYDLGMYLLVAGSATGDKAGEESRLADAFEAVLGALYLSTHNLELVRPWLDLHFKQLAAQIRSDPARLNYKAALQEWTQAHYKILPEYRVQEIPHRGNIHDRFMAQVWLQGRKLGQGTGRSIKAAEQAAAQAAFLALNSQAPEMVKS